A window of Clostridium botulinum BKT015925 contains these coding sequences:
- the bioA gene encoding adenosylmethionine--8-amino-7-oxononanoate transaminase — protein sequence MNDYQSRDLKHIWHPCSQMKDYEQLPPIVIEKGQGAYLYDIDGNKYLDCISSWWCNSLGHANERLNNAIKEQIDKIEHVIFANFTNIPAIELSEKLVKIAPKGLEKIFFNDNGSASVEAALKMSFHYHQQVGNVKKKKFVAITDAYHGETLGALSVGDLDLYSKIYKPLLLDTFRVEGPDCYRCKYEKCRDNCMAECFEKMQKVIDENHEKICAVIIEPMIQGAAGMKIYSQWYLKKLRKICDKYDIHLIADEIAVGFGRSGKMFACDHAEITPDMMCLSKALTAGYMPMSVVMTTNKIYDAFYDDYNKMKAFMHSHTYAGNAMACAVALESLKILEDDNILEKNKEKAKYFGEQLHEHFCGHKNVGEVRQLSLVAAIELVQDKNKKEGFPWQDRVGYEIYKLALKKGLLLRPLGNVIYFNFPYVVEKEDIQFAVKVAKECMEEYFRLREKKTYDK from the coding sequence ATGAATGATTATCAAAGTAGAGATTTAAAACATATTTGGCATCCATGTTCTCAAATGAAAGACTATGAACAGTTACCACCTATAGTAATTGAAAAAGGACAAGGAGCCTATCTTTACGATATAGATGGAAATAAATATTTAGATTGTATATCTTCATGGTGGTGCAATTCTCTTGGACATGCTAATGAAAGACTAAATAATGCAATAAAAGAGCAAATAGACAAAATAGAACATGTTATTTTTGCTAATTTTACTAATATACCAGCCATTGAACTCTCAGAAAAATTAGTTAAAATTGCTCCAAAAGGTCTGGAAAAAATATTTTTTAATGATAATGGTTCTGCATCTGTTGAAGCTGCTTTAAAGATGAGTTTTCATTATCATCAACAAGTTGGAAATGTAAAGAAGAAAAAATTTGTTGCTATAACAGATGCATATCATGGAGAAACTCTAGGTGCATTATCTGTTGGAGATTTAGATTTATATAGTAAGATATACAAGCCTTTACTATTAGATACTTTTAGGGTAGAAGGACCAGATTGTTATAGATGTAAGTATGAAAAATGCAGAGATAATTGTATGGCAGAATGTTTTGAAAAGATGCAGAAGGTAATAGATGAAAATCATGAAAAAATTTGTGCTGTAATAATTGAGCCAATGATTCAAGGTGCTGCTGGAATGAAAATATATTCTCAGTGGTATTTAAAAAAACTTAGAAAAATATGTGATAAATATGATATTCATCTAATTGCAGATGAAATAGCAGTTGGTTTTGGAAGGAGTGGGAAAATGTTTGCATGTGATCATGCAGAAATTACTCCTGACATGATGTGTTTGTCTAAAGCACTTACAGCTGGATATATGCCTATGTCTGTTGTTATGACAACAAATAAAATTTATGATGCATTTTACGATGATTATAATAAAATGAAAGCTTTTATGCACAGTCATACTTATGCAGGAAATGCTATGGCTTGTGCAGTAGCTCTTGAAAGTTTGAAAATATTAGAAGATGATAATATTTTAGAAAAAAACAAAGAAAAGGCAAAATATTTTGGAGAACAATTACATGAACATTTTTGTGGACATAAAAATGTTGGAGAAGTAAGACAATTGAGTTTGGTAGCTGCAATAGAGCTAGTACAAGATAAAAATAAAAAAGAAGGATTCCCTTGGCAAGATAGAGTTGGATATGAAATATATAAATTAGCATTAAAAAAAGGTTTACTATTAAGACCACTTGGAAATGTTATTTATTTTAATTTTCCATATGTTGTTGAAAAAGAGGATATACAATTTGCAGTAAAGGTAGCTAAAGAGTGTATGGAAGAGTATTTTAGATTAAGGGAGAAAAAAACATATGATAAATGA
- the bioB gene encoding biotin synthase BioB, with the protein MINELLKKIINEEYDISYDEAMELVEADITELLNGANKLRKIFCGDYVELCSIIDAKCGKCSEDCKFCAQSAHHKTQIVSHLLYSYDEILKLAKENESEGVHRYSLVTSGRGMSGEEFKNVINIYKKLKKDTNIKLCASLGIINKEQLQDLKKEGVMRYHHNLESSREFYSKICTTHSYDERIATIKNAQDVGLEVCSGGIIGMGESFEDRVNLAIELKELKIMSIPINVLMPIKGTPLENQKSLSSEEILRTIAIFRFLNPKADIRLAGGRNKLQNYGQKAFISGASATITGNYLTTSGNGIKNDIELLKSLGLKVN; encoded by the coding sequence ATGATAAATGAATTATTAAAAAAGATAATAAATGAGGAATATGATATTTCATATGATGAGGCAATGGAACTTGTAGAAGCAGATATAACTGAACTTTTAAATGGAGCTAATAAGTTAAGAAAAATATTTTGTGGAGATTATGTGGAATTATGTTCTATTATAGATGCGAAATGTGGAAAGTGTTCCGAGGATTGTAAATTTTGCGCACAATCTGCACATCATAAAACACAAATAGTTTCGCACTTATTATATAGTTATGATGAGATATTAAAATTAGCAAAAGAGAATGAAAGTGAAGGAGTACATAGATATTCATTGGTTACATCAGGTAGAGGAATGAGTGGAGAAGAATTTAAAAACGTAATTAATATATATAAGAAATTAAAAAAAGATACAAATATAAAATTATGTGCATCTCTTGGAATAATTAACAAAGAGCAATTACAGGATTTAAAAAAAGAAGGGGTAATGAGATATCATCATAATTTAGAGAGTAGTAGAGAATTTTATTCAAAAATTTGTACAACACATTCTTATGATGAAAGAATAGCTACTATAAAAAATGCACAAGATGTTGGGCTTGAAGTATGTTCAGGTGGAATTATAGGAATGGGAGAAAGTTTTGAAGATAGAGTAAATTTAGCTATAGAACTAAAGGAATTAAAAATAATGTCAATTCCAATAAATGTACTTATGCCTATAAAAGGTACGCCACTTGAAAATCAAAAATCGTTAAGCAGTGAGGAAATACTAAGGACTATCGCAATATTTAGATTTTTAAATCCAAAGGCAGATATTAGGCTTGCCGGTGGTAGAAACAAACTTCAAAATTATGGGCAAAAGGCATTTATTTCAGGTGCTTCGGCAACAATAACAGGTAATTATTTAACTACATCAGGTAATGGAATAAAAAATGATATAGAACTTTTAAAGTCACTAGGATTAAAAGTAAATTAA
- a CDS encoding aminopeptidase P family protein, whose translation MTVKERVENLRNLMIKNGIDAYIVPSSDAHQSEYVSEHWKSRRWISGFTGSAGTCVITLDDAGLWTDGRYYIQAAKQLDGSGIRLFKGAEPGVPSYTQWLKEVLKEGSTVGFDGNVISVVTVRDMEKEFKSKNIILKSDKDLIDELWDDRPQIPDGKIFIYDVKYAGKSRTEKINEVRKYMKEKNANYYLLTSLDDIAWLLNIRGTDVPHNPVIVSNAVITMEKTYLFISPSKVSSDVREELENENVRVKDYDEIEKFLKTFTEKDIVIYDATKTNIRLYNAMDKKVEKIHELNITTDLKGIKNEVEVENLKNCEIKDGVAMVKFIKWLKESVAREEITELIAEEKIRSLREEQELFSDISFETIAAYKDHAAMMHYKATEETNCVLKSEGMLLVDSGGQYFNGTTDITRTIVLGKLTEEEKKHFTLVLKSNIALNTLKFLYGSTGSNLDVIARKPIWEYGIDYKCGTGHGVGFFLNIHEGPQRFSPVPNNAVLKKGMTITNEPGIYMEGKYGIRTENMMLVVEDEKTEFGQFMKFEYITYCPIDLDGIDKEMLTIGEVKWLNNYHKDVYEKLSPYLNEEEKAWLKKQTREI comes from the coding sequence ATGACAGTTAAAGAAAGAGTTGAAAACTTAAGGAATCTAATGATAAAGAATGGAATTGATGCTTATATAGTTCCAAGTTCGGATGCGCATCAAAGTGAATATGTTTCAGAACACTGGAAATCAAGAAGATGGATTTCAGGTTTTACAGGTTCAGCAGGTACTTGTGTTATTACTTTAGATGATGCTGGATTATGGACAGATGGAAGGTATTATATTCAAGCTGCAAAACAACTTGATGGATCTGGAATCAGATTATTTAAAGGGGCAGAGCCGGGTGTACCAAGTTATACACAATGGTTAAAAGAAGTTCTAAAAGAAGGTAGTACAGTTGGTTTTGATGGTAACGTAATTTCAGTAGTTACAGTAAGAGACATGGAAAAAGAATTTAAAAGTAAAAATATAATTTTAAAATCAGATAAAGATTTAATAGATGAATTGTGGGATGATAGACCACAAATTCCTGATGGTAAAATATTTATATATGATGTGAAGTATGCAGGAAAATCAAGAACAGAAAAAATAAATGAAGTAAGAAAATATATGAAAGAGAAAAATGCAAATTATTATTTGTTAACTTCACTTGATGATATTGCATGGCTTTTAAATATAAGAGGTACAGATGTTCCACATAATCCAGTTATAGTGTCTAATGCAGTTATAACAATGGAAAAAACTTATTTATTTATAAGTCCTTCAAAAGTATCAAGTGATGTAAGAGAAGAACTAGAAAATGAAAATGTTAGAGTAAAAGACTATGATGAAATAGAAAAATTTTTAAAAACTTTTACAGAAAAAGATATAGTAATTTATGATGCAACAAAAACTAATATACGCCTTTATAATGCTATGGATAAAAAAGTAGAAAAAATACATGAACTTAATATTACAACAGACCTAAAAGGAATAAAAAATGAAGTGGAAGTTGAAAATTTAAAGAATTGTGAAATAAAAGATGGCGTTGCTATGGTAAAATTTATAAAATGGTTAAAAGAATCTGTTGCTAGAGAAGAAATTACGGAACTTATAGCAGAAGAAAAAATTCGTAGTTTACGAGAAGAACAAGAACTTTTTAGTGATATCAGTTTTGAGACTATAGCAGCATACAAAGACCATGCAGCTATGATGCATTATAAAGCAACTGAAGAAACAAATTGTGTATTAAAATCAGAAGGTATGCTTTTGGTTGATTCAGGTGGACAATATTTTAATGGGACAACTGATATAACAAGAACTATAGTACTTGGAAAACTTACGGAAGAAGAAAAGAAACACTTTACTTTAGTATTAAAATCTAATATTGCTTTAAATACTCTTAAATTTTTATATGGTTCAACAGGGTCTAATTTAGATGTAATTGCAAGGAAACCTATCTGGGAATATGGTATAGATTATAAATGCGGTACAGGACATGGAGTTGGATTTTTCCTAAATATACATGAAGGACCTCAAAGATTTAGTCCAGTTCCTAATAATGCAGTATTAAAAAAAGGAATGACAATTACTAATGAACCTGGAATTTATATGGAAGGTAAGTACGGAATCAGAACAGAAAATATGATGCTTGTAGTGGAAGATGAAAAAACAGAGTTTGGTCAATTTATGAAATTTGAATATATAACTTATTGTCCAATTGACCTTGATGGAATAGATAAAGAAATGTTAACTATAGGGGAAGTAAAATGGTTAAATAACTATCATAAAGATGTATATGAAAAACTTTCACCATATTTAAATGAAGAAGAAAAGGCATGGTTAAAGAAACAAACTAGAGAAATATAA
- a CDS encoding nitrous oxide-stimulated promoter family protein, with protein sequence MTKIEKEKEIVELMIKIYCNKNHNSKEQLCNECRVLKEYAHDRLSKCRFGENKNSCGKCAIHCYKKDMREKIKKVMKFSGPRLIVYNPLALVKHLFDKK encoded by the coding sequence ATGACAAAAATAGAAAAGGAAAAAGAAATAGTAGAACTTATGATAAAGATTTATTGTAACAAAAATCATAATTCTAAAGAACAATTATGTAATGAATGTAGAGTACTTAAAGAATATGCCCATGATAGACTTTCTAAGTGTAGGTTTGGTGAAAATAAAAATAGTTGTGGGAAGTGCGCTATTCATTGTTATAAAAAAGATATGAGAGAAAAAATAAAAAAGGTCATGAAGTTTTCAGGACCTAGGCTTATTGTATATAATCCATTAGCGTTAGTTAAGCATTTATTTGATAAAAAATAA
- a CDS encoding thiol-activated cytolysin family protein, whose product MKFKKSKFKLTLPILVIGGLLFSGLNNHNIAVQDNKPIKSNLVSSKQNVLLATKSVQDTTVSNNSEDIDKKVYGLSYDSRKILSFNGENLENFVPAEGFQNSDKYIVVKREKKSISDSTADISVIDSMNDRTYPGAIQLANRNLVENKPDIISCKRKPITISVDLPGMGEDGRKVVESPTYSTVKSEINSLLDTWNTKYASKYTIPTRVSYSDAMVYSKSQLSTMFGCNFKALNKALNIDFDSIYKGQKKVMLLAYKQIFYTVSVDAPNRPSDLFDDSVTAKELVLKGMNNNNPPAYVSNVQYGRTIYVKLETTSKSVNVKAAFKALIENQDISNNSEYKDILNQSSFTATVLGGGAQEHNKVITKNFDEIRDVIKNNAVYSPKNPGYPIAYTTTFLKNNGVATINSKTDYVETTATEYTNSKLVIDHSGAYVAQFDIKWDEVSYDKNGKEVITHKAWDGNYKDRTAHFNTEIYLKGNARNISVKVRECTGLAWEWWRNIIDEKDVPLAKKRTIYIWGTTLYPAHSIAVE is encoded by the coding sequence ATGAAGTTTAAAAAATCAAAATTTAAATTAACGCTTCCAATACTTGTTATAGGTGGATTATTATTTAGTGGTTTAAATAATCACAATATAGCAGTGCAAGATAATAAGCCAATAAAAAGTAATTTGGTTTCGAGTAAGCAAAATGTTTTACTAGCAACTAAAAGTGTACAAGATACTACAGTATCAAATAATAGTGAGGATATAGATAAAAAAGTTTATGGACTATCTTATGATTCACGTAAAATACTATCATTTAACGGAGAAAATCTTGAGAATTTTGTACCGGCTGAAGGATTCCAAAACTCAGATAAATATATTGTAGTTAAACGAGAAAAAAAGAGTATTTCAGATTCTACTGCGGATATATCAGTTATAGATTCGATGAATGATAGAACATATCCTGGTGCTATACAACTTGCAAATAGAAACCTCGTAGAAAATAAACCTGATATAATTTCATGTAAGAGAAAACCAATTACCATAAGTGTTGACTTACCTGGAATGGGTGAAGATGGACGTAAAGTTGTTGAATCACCTACTTATTCAACAGTAAAATCAGAAATTAATTCATTACTCGATACGTGGAATACAAAATATGCTTCAAAATATACTATTCCAACAAGGGTTAGTTACTCAGATGCTATGGTTTATAGCAAATCACAGTTATCTACTATGTTTGGATGTAACTTTAAGGCTTTAAATAAGGCATTAAATATAGATTTTGATTCAATATACAAGGGTCAAAAGAAAGTAATGCTTCTTGCATATAAACAAATATTTTATACAGTAAGTGTGGATGCACCAAATCGTCCATCAGATTTATTTGATGATAGTGTAACTGCTAAAGAGTTAGTGTTAAAAGGAATGAATAATAATAATCCACCAGCATATGTTTCAAATGTTCAGTATGGAAGAACAATTTATGTAAAACTTGAAACAACTTCAAAGAGTGTAAATGTTAAAGCAGCATTTAAAGCATTAATTGAAAATCAAGATATAAGCAATAATTCAGAATATAAGGATATTTTAAATCAAAGCTCATTTACAGCTACTGTTTTAGGTGGTGGAGCACAAGAACATAATAAAGTAATTACTAAAAACTTTGATGAAATAAGAGACGTTATTAAAAATAATGCTGTATATAGTCCTAAAAATCCAGGATATCCTATTGCATATACTACTACATTTTTAAAAAATAATGGAGTAGCAACTATTAATAGTAAAACAGATTATGTAGAAACTACAGCTACAGAATATACTAATAGTAAGTTAGTAATTGATCACAGTGGAGCATATGTGGCTCAATTTGATATAAAATGGGATGAAGTTAGCTATGATAAAAATGGAAAAGAAGTAATTACACATAAAGCTTGGGACGGAAATTATAAAGATAGAACAGCTCATTTCAACACAGAAATATATTTAAAAGGAAATGCAAGGAATATTTCTGTAAAGGTAAGAGAATGCACAGGTCTTGCATGGGAATGGTGGAGAAATATAATAGATGAAAAAGATGTTCCGTTAGCTAAAAAAAGAACTATATATATATGGGGTACAACATTATATCCAGCTCACTCAATAGCAGTTGAGTAA
- a CDS encoding DEAD/DEAH box helicase has protein sequence MTVSFDKLGLDSNLIEGLLKNNIKEPTDIQIKSIPLILENKNVIAQSQTGTGKTLAYLLPLFQKIDSTKREMQVIVLAPTHELVMQIHNEITTLANNSNSNITSCPIIGEVNIKRQIEKLREKPHIIVGSAGRVFELIKKRKISAHTIKTIVLDEGDRLLDKSNLSKVKDVIKTTMRDTQLLLVSATISQRTFDVAQDIMKDPKVVKVKASDLINPNISHMYFQCEARDKIEILRKLIASTKPSRAIVFINKPTEIDITTSKLQYHKINAYSISGKTSKEDRKKAIDGFKHGKYQILIASDVAARGLDVENITHIFNLDLPSDSMDYLHRVGRCGRADKLGTAMSIVTESELPLIKKYENKFNIHIDKKKIFKGKIS, from the coding sequence ATGACAGTATCATTTGATAAACTAGGATTAGATTCCAATTTAATAGAGGGACTTTTAAAAAATAATATAAAGGAACCTACAGATATTCAAATAAAGTCAATTCCATTAATACTTGAAAATAAAAATGTGATTGCACAATCACAAACTGGAACTGGTAAAACCCTTGCATACTTACTACCTTTGTTTCAAAAGATAGATAGTACAAAACGTGAAATGCAAGTTATAGTACTTGCACCAACTCACGAACTTGTTATGCAAATTCATAATGAAATAACAACTCTAGCCAATAATTCTAATAGTAATATCACTTCATGTCCAATTATTGGAGAAGTAAATATTAAAAGACAAATTGAGAAACTAAGAGAAAAGCCTCACATAATCGTGGGTTCTGCTGGAAGAGTATTTGAACTTATAAAGAAAAGAAAAATATCTGCTCATACTATCAAAACTATTGTACTTGATGAAGGCGATAGACTACTTGATAAAAGCAATTTATCAAAAGTAAAAGACGTAATAAAAACTACTATGCGTGATACTCAACTTCTTTTAGTTTCTGCAACTATAAGCCAAAGAACTTTTGATGTTGCACAAGATATAATGAAAGACCCTAAAGTTGTAAAAGTTAAAGCATCGGATTTAATTAATCCTAATATATCTCATATGTATTTTCAATGTGAAGCTAGGGACAAAATTGAAATTTTAAGAAAACTTATAGCATCAACTAAACCTAGTCGTGCAATTGTATTTATAAATAAACCTACTGAAATTGATATAACTACATCAAAACTTCAATATCATAAGATTAATGCTTATTCTATTTCTGGTAAAACTTCAAAAGAAGATAGAAAAAAAGCTATTGATGGATTCAAACATGGAAAATATCAAATTTTAATAGCATCTGATGTTGCAGCTCGTGGACTTGATGTTGAAAATATAACTCACATTTTTAATTTAGATCTTCCAAGTGATTCTATGGATTATCTTCATAGAGTTGGTAGATGCGGAAGAGCTGATAAACTAGGTACTGCTATGTCGATAGTAACTGAAAGTGAACTACCTTTAATCAAAAAATATGAAAACAAATTCAACATACATATTGATAAGAAGAAAATTTTTAAAGGTAAAATTTCTTAA
- a CDS encoding DEAD/DEAH box helicase, giving the protein MNFKEFNLSNEILKTIQMLGYKSPTEVQEKVIPIALKDKDIIVKSQTGSGKTASFGIPVCEKVKLENKKPQALILTPTRELAVQIKEDISNIGRFKKIKCVAVYGKEPVSIQKNQLKQRVHIVVGTPGRTFDHIEKGNMELSDVRYLIIDEADKMLNMGFIDQVEDVIKSLPKDRVTMLFSATLEERIEKLCVKYMNDPEKIEIDKKNVTTDIIEQEYYDVESDRKFSLLNKIIYTERPDSCIIFCNTKAEVGSIAVKMKNKGFDTKALHGGMEQKDRLEVIQEFKRGRFPFLVATDVAARGIDIEEITHVINYEVPAEKESYVHRIGRTGRAGHKGKSITFVCEYEDRKFKSIEEYIGYSVPKKEIPSEEEVNQGRELFREKRKVRPKLKKDKSHEINKKITKIHINAGKKKKIRPGDIVGAINNIPGLTSDDIGIIDVQDAFSYVDIFGDKGRIVLKNLDIIKGKKVRVQIAKK; this is encoded by the coding sequence ATGAATTTTAAAGAATTTAATTTAAGTAATGAAATATTAAAAACTATACAGATGTTAGGATATAAATCGCCTACAGAAGTTCAAGAAAAGGTAATACCAATTGCCCTTAAAGATAAAGATATTATAGTTAAATCTCAAACAGGTAGTGGTAAAACTGCATCATTTGGTATTCCAGTTTGTGAAAAAGTAAAATTAGAAAACAAAAAACCACAAGCATTAATATTAACTCCTACTAGGGAACTTGCAGTTCAAATAAAAGAAGATATATCCAATATAGGAAGATTTAAAAAAATAAAATGTGTTGCGGTGTACGGGAAAGAACCTGTAAGTATTCAAAAAAACCAATTAAAACAAAGAGTACATATTGTAGTTGGAACTCCAGGTAGAACTTTTGACCATATTGAGAAAGGTAATATGGAACTTAGTGATGTAAGATATTTAATAATTGATGAGGCAGACAAAATGCTCAATATGGGATTTATAGACCAAGTTGAAGATGTTATAAAAAGCTTACCTAAGGATAGAGTTACCATGCTCTTTTCTGCAACTCTTGAAGAAAGAATTGAAAAACTATGTGTAAAATATATGAATGATCCTGAAAAAATAGAGATTGATAAAAAGAATGTTACAACAGATATAATAGAGCAAGAATATTATGACGTTGAGAGTGATAGAAAATTTAGTCTTTTAAACAAAATAATATATACAGAAAGACCTGATAGTTGTATTATTTTCTGTAATACAAAAGCAGAAGTAGGTAGTATAGCAGTTAAAATGAAGAATAAAGGATTTGACACTAAAGCACTTCATGGAGGAATGGAGCAAAAAGATAGATTAGAAGTAATTCAGGAATTTAAAAGAGGAAGATTTCCGTTTTTAGTTGCAACAGATGTTGCAGCTAGAGGAATAGACATAGAAGAGATAACTCATGTTATAAATTATGAGGTGCCAGCAGAGAAAGAAAGTTATGTTCACAGAATTGGTAGAACAGGAAGAGCAGGACACAAGGGAAAATCTATTACTTTTGTATGTGAATATGAAGATAGAAAATTTAAATCAATTGAAGAATATATAGGATATAGTGTTCCTAAAAAGGAAATTCCATCAGAAGAGGAAGTAAATCAGGGAAGAGAGTTATTTAGAGAAAAAAGAAAAGTTAGACCTAAATTAAAAAAAGATAAAAGTCATGAAATAAATAAAAAAATTACTAAAATACACATAAACGCTGGAAAGAAAAAGAAAATTCGCCCAGGAGATATAGTAGGAGCTATTAATAACATTCCTGGTTTAACTTCAGATGACATAGGAATTATTGATGTTCAAGATGCATTTAGTTATGTTGACATATTTGGAGATAAGGGAAGAATAGTACTTAAAAATTTAGATATCATAAAAGGAAAAAAAGTTAGGGTTCAAATAGCAAAAAAATAA
- the nagB gene encoding glucosamine-6-phosphate deaminase — protein sequence MKILVVNNYEEMSKKAAEILLSQVTSKPNSVLGLATGGTPLGMYKEIINKYNTDTINFSKIKTFNLDEYLGLDKENPQSYYYYMMNNLFKHININLQNVNILNGKSTDTLQECKSFEEKIKNFGGIDLQVLGIGVNGHIGFNEPNTYFEPNTHIVTLDNKTIESNSRFFKSKEEVPTKAISMGIKTIMKSKKILLLASGTSKATAIFKTIHGKINPQVPASILQLHNDVTLILDKDASSKIEQ from the coding sequence ATGAAGATATTAGTAGTTAATAATTATGAAGAAATGAGTAAGAAAGCAGCAGAAATCTTACTATCACAAGTTACTTCAAAACCTAATAGTGTTCTAGGTCTTGCAACAGGTGGAACTCCACTTGGAATGTATAAAGAAATAATAAATAAATACAATACTGATACTATAAATTTTTCTAAAATTAAAACTTTTAATTTGGATGAATATCTTGGACTAGATAAAGAAAATCCTCAAAGTTATTATTACTATATGATGAATAATCTATTTAAACATATAAATATAAATTTACAAAATGTTAATATATTAAATGGTAAAAGTACTGATACTCTTCAAGAATGTAAAAGCTTCGAAGAAAAAATAAAAAATTTTGGTGGAATTGACCTACAAGTTTTAGGCATTGGTGTAAATGGTCATATTGGCTTTAATGAACCTAATACCTATTTTGAACCTAATACTCATATAGTAACTTTAGATAATAAAACTATAGAATCAAACTCAAGATTTTTTAAATCCAAAGAAGAAGTTCCAACTAAAGCTATAAGTATGGGAATAAAAACTATAATGAAGTCAAAAAAAATTTTACTATTAGCTAGTGGTACTTCAAAAGCAACTGCAATATTTAAAACCATTCATGGAAAAATTAATCCTCAAGTACCTGCCTCCATACTTCAACTTCATAATGATGTTACATTAATTTTAGATAAAGATGCTTCTAGTAAAATTGAACAATAA
- the nagA gene encoding N-acetylglucosamine-6-phosphate deacetylase translates to MRCILNGTILTEDSLLKNKALIFDKTIIDIVDENSINKNDFSEIIDAKGNYISPGFIDIHIHGSGGKDVMDGDFNSLQTISKVIASKGTTSFLPTTMTMSKEKIYNSLTCIKSCMNKNLGGAKILGAHMEGPFINYKYKGAQNPDFILKPNFNFIKPFKDIIKIITLAPEEDKNFNFIKKIVNSTDIILSIGHSNATYEETIEAINLGIHHVTHTFNGMPPFHHRTPGIIGALFNCNNIKCEIIADTIHVHKGALKMLVNLKGKDNVILITDSMEAGCMHDGTWKLGGQKVIVKQNSARLESGSLAGSVLTLNTAIKNILDNTNLTLNEAVNLATLNPAKELKISNTKGSIDLNKDADLVIFNKNLDIKCTIVEGNIVFKN, encoded by the coding sequence ATGAGATGTATCTTAAATGGAACTATTTTAACCGAAGACTCATTGTTAAAAAATAAAGCCTTAATATTCGATAAAACTATAATTGATATAGTTGATGAAAATTCAATTAATAAAAATGATTTTTCTGAAATTATTGATGCAAAAGGAAATTATATATCTCCTGGTTTTATAGATATTCATATTCATGGTTCTGGTGGAAAAGATGTAATGGATGGAGATTTTAATTCATTACAAACCATAAGTAAAGTTATCGCAAGTAAAGGTACGACCTCTTTCTTGCCAACTACTATGACTATGTCTAAAGAAAAAATATATAATTCTTTAACCTGTATAAAATCATGTATGAATAAAAATTTAGGAGGGGCCAAAATATTAGGTGCTCATATGGAAGGTCCTTTTATAAACTATAAATATAAGGGGGCCCAAAATCCAGACTTTATACTAAAACCTAATTTTAATTTTATAAAACCATTTAAAGATATAATAAAAATAATTACCCTTGCTCCTGAAGAAGATAAAAATTTCAATTTTATAAAAAAAATCGTAAATAGTACAGATATAATTTTATCTATTGGTCACTCAAATGCAACATATGAAGAAACTATAGAAGCTATAAATTTAGGTATACATCATGTAACTCATACTTTTAATGGTATGCCACCCTTTCATCATAGAACTCCAGGAATAATTGGTGCATTATTTAATTGCAATAATATAAAATGTGAAATTATAGCTGATACTATTCACGTCCATAAAGGAGCCTTAAAAATGTTAGTGAATTTAAAAGGCAAAGATAACGTAATTCTTATAACAGATTCTATGGAAGCAGGTTGCATGCACGATGGCACTTGGAAATTGGGTGGTCAAAAAGTAATAGTTAAACAGAATTCTGCTCGCCTTGAAAGTGGTTCTCTTGCTGGTAGCGTTCTAACCTTAAATACAGCTATAAAAAATATTTTGGATAACACAAATCTAACTTTAAACGAAGCTGTAAATCTTGCAACTTTAAATCCTGCTAAAGAATTAAAAATTTCTAATACAAAAGGAAGTATTGATCTCAATAAAGATGCCGATTTAGTAATTTTCAATAAAAATTTAGATATAAAATGTACCATTGTAGAGGGAAACATAGTATTTAAAAATTAA